Proteins from a genomic interval of Marinifilum sp. JC120:
- a CDS encoding PstS family phosphate ABC transporter substrate-binding protein, whose translation MKKIIALVAVMVMAFTGSAFAGSIQVKGSTTVLPLMQKSAETFMKANPNVSISISGGGSSNGAKALIDGTTDVAMMSRDMKSSEIQKATDNGRKPSQFIVALDCIVPVVNPGNPVSRLSKDQLWGIYTGKITNWKELGGADSKIVVISRDTSSGTYDCWKSKVMKKDGKKHRVFPGALLQASNGAVAQAVAKNKKAIGYVGLAYLNKELKSVVVNGVGASVATAKDGSYPISRGLNLYTPGAPSGETKALIDYMMSPAGQKLAADTGFIPVK comes from the coding sequence ATGAAAAAAATTATTGCTCTCGTTGCTGTGATGGTGATGGCTTTTACAGGTTCTGCATTTGCAGGATCCATTCAGGTTAAAGGTTCTACCACTGTTCTGCCGCTCATGCAGAAATCCGCTGAAACTTTCATGAAAGCCAACCCCAATGTCTCCATTTCTATTTCCGGTGGTGGTTCTTCCAACGGGGCTAAAGCACTGATCGACGGAACTACTGATGTTGCCATGATGTCCCGTGACATGAAAAGCAGCGAAATTCAGAAAGCAACCGACAATGGCCGCAAGCCTTCCCAGTTCATTGTTGCTCTTGACTGCATCGTCCCTGTTGTGAATCCCGGTAACCCTGTTTCCAGGCTCAGCAAGGATCAGCTCTGGGGTATCTACACCGGTAAAATTACTAATTGGAAAGAGCTTGGCGGTGCAGATTCAAAGATAGTTGTAATCTCCCGCGACACTTCCTCCGGTACCTACGACTGCTGGAAAAGCAAAGTAATGAAGAAAGACGGTAAGAAACACCGCGTATTCCCCGGTGCTCTTCTTCAGGCATCAAACGGTGCAGTTGCACAGGCTGTAGCCAAGAACAAGAAAGCTATCGGTTACGTTGGTCTTGCTTACCTGAATAAAGAACTCAAAAGTGTTGTTGTTAACGGTGTCGGCGCATCAGTTGCTACTGCTAAAGACGGTTCCTACCCCATTTCCCGTGGCCTGAACCTCTACACTCCCGGCGCACCCAGCGGTGAAACCAAAGCTCTTATTGATTACATGATGAGCCCCGCAGGTCAGAAGCTTGCTGCTGATACCGGTTTCATTCCCGTAAAATAG
- a CDS encoding TIGR01212 family radical SAM protein, with protein MHRFYGLAARLRQSFGERVQKIPLDFGFTCPNRDGSISRKGCIFCSPQGSGSGMHGLAMTIPEQWVHWQEKLSKLYTAKLYLAYLQSYSNTYCSYDELKCALDQLDGLPGLVGLCIGTRPDCLDDDKLALIKNLGLKETWLDLGLQSSNNETLERINRGHTAEQFAEAVKMSHAHGLDVCAHLIAGLPGETTEDFLESVRFLNELPIAGIKFHNLFVGKGTPLQKIYDAGEYTPIKQDEYIEALVEAISILRTDIVIHRLKADAIPGGLVAPEWVRMKRKVLNEIEKTMKEKGIWQGCARPDAPDEPPLWYSPTLST; from the coding sequence ATGCATCGTTTTTACGGTTTGGCTGCCCGGCTGAGACAAAGTTTTGGCGAAAGAGTTCAAAAAATCCCGCTTGATTTTGGTTTCACCTGTCCCAACCGGGACGGCTCCATTTCCCGCAAAGGGTGCATTTTCTGTAGCCCGCAAGGGTCCGGTTCAGGAATGCATGGTCTTGCCATGACAATTCCCGAACAGTGGGTTCACTGGCAGGAGAAGCTTTCCAAACTATACACTGCCAAACTCTACCTCGCCTACCTGCAATCATATTCCAACACCTATTGCAGCTACGATGAACTTAAATGCGCCTTAGACCAGCTTGATGGACTGCCCGGACTTGTAGGACTCTGCATCGGCACCCGCCCGGACTGCCTTGATGATGACAAACTGGCACTGATCAAAAATCTGGGGCTCAAGGAGACATGGCTCGATCTTGGGTTGCAAAGTTCCAACAACGAAACCCTTGAACGCATCAACCGCGGCCACACTGCCGAACAATTTGCCGAAGCAGTAAAAATGTCCCATGCACACGGACTTGATGTCTGCGCCCACCTGATCGCAGGGTTGCCCGGAGAAACCACCGAAGATTTTCTTGAATCGGTCCGTTTTCTCAACGAACTGCCCATTGCCGGAATCAAATTCCACAACCTTTTTGTAGGCAAAGGCACCCCGCTACAAAAAATTTATGATGCCGGAGAGTACACTCCCATTAAACAAGACGAATACATTGAAGCACTGGTGGAAGCCATCTCCATCCTGCGGACTGACATTGTCATCCACCGCCTGAAGGCTGACGCAATTCCCGGAGGATTGGTAGCTCCTGAATGGGTACGCATGAAACGCAAGGTGCTCAATGAAATTGAAAAAACTATGAAAGAAAAAGGCATCTGGCAGGGCTGTGCACGGCCCGATGCACCGGATGAGCCGCCCTTGTGGTATAGCCCCACCCTATCAACATAA
- the pstA gene encoding phosphate ABC transporter permease PstA, whose protein sequence is MNNAETIEQVDSMMESNIEMAETMMEPGNDNYSMREKIQKVVFLMFKGAAAINGLALLIIVGFVLYYGLPAMSWEFLTENPRDSMTAGGIFPCIVGTIVLSYGALMIALPWGIATAIYLNEYATSPRLVRIIRLGINNLAGVPSVVFGLFGLSLFVTVMGMGVSIMAGVCTLGALALPLVIGASEEALRSVPQTYREASLGLGATKWQTIYKVVLPAALPGMLTGAILTLSRAAGETAAIMFTAAVFFTPEMPESLFDDVMALPYHIYVLATAGTEIEKTRHIQYGTSLVLITLVLSMNMLAIYIRAKMQKKMK, encoded by the coding sequence ATGAATAATGCTGAAACAATAGAACAAGTGGATTCCATGATGGAAAGTAATATTGAAATGGCCGAGACCATGATGGAACCGGGCAATGATAATTATTCAATGAGAGAGAAGATCCAGAAGGTGGTCTTCCTTATGTTTAAAGGGGCTGCGGCTATCAACGGTCTTGCGCTGCTGATTATCGTCGGCTTTGTTCTTTATTACGGTCTTCCGGCTATGAGCTGGGAATTTCTTACTGAAAATCCCCGTGACTCCATGACCGCAGGCGGAATTTTCCCATGCATCGTGGGAACAATCGTGCTCAGCTACGGGGCGTTGATGATCGCCTTGCCCTGGGGGATTGCCACTGCAATTTATCTTAATGAATATGCTACATCTCCCAGACTGGTGCGCATTATTCGTCTTGGTATCAATAATCTTGCTGGCGTTCCATCTGTTGTTTTCGGGCTTTTCGGGCTTTCTCTGTTCGTTACCGTTATGGGTATGGGAGTCAGCATCATGGCCGGGGTCTGCACCCTTGGCGCGCTGGCTTTGCCGCTGGTAATCGGTGCATCGGAAGAAGCTCTGCGCTCTGTACCCCAGACCTACCGCGAAGCTTCGCTCGGTCTCGGGGCAACCAAATGGCAGACCATCTACAAAGTTGTACTCCCCGCCGCATTGCCCGGAATGCTCACCGGAGCCATTCTTACCCTTTCAAGGGCAGCCGGGGAAACCGCAGCGATCATGTTTACCGCCGCAGTATTCTTCACCCCGGAAATGCCGGAATCCTTGTTCGATGATGTTATGGCACTTCCTTACCACATTTATGTTTTGGCAACCGCCGGTACTGAGATTGAGAAGACAAGGCACATTCAGTACGGCACCTCCCTCGTACTGATTACCTTAGTTTTGAGCATGAACATGCTGGCGATCTATATCAGGGCAAAGATGCAGAAAAAGATGAAATAG
- a CDS encoding diguanylate cyclase: MTETFYKKILDAVTDGIYFLNTERIITYWNKGAEKLAGYSAAEIEGKSCKDNLLRHVDGKGTDLCENGCPLEATMLDGKEREADVFMHHKLGHRVLIHVKSFPLKNELGQITGAAEIFTEVNEKTDLAYELELLRQEAMTDPLTGMANRRYMDLTAVHFESSIKHKEQSLGVLFVDIDNFKSVNDRFGHDTGDKVLTMVSKTLISALRPTDIASRWGGDEFVIFVPHVNAEELGDLADRIRKLIELSWIDTEKGSISVTASIGGTIVEPNETICSAINRADKKAYLCKQSGRNCTNIS; this comes from the coding sequence ATGACTGAAACATTTTACAAAAAAATTCTAGATGCAGTTACTGATGGAATTTACTTTCTGAATACCGAAAGAATCATCACTTATTGGAACAAAGGAGCAGAAAAACTGGCTGGATATTCTGCTGCTGAAATTGAAGGAAAAAGCTGTAAAGACAACCTGCTTCGCCACGTTGATGGAAAAGGGACTGACCTTTGCGAGAACGGGTGCCCCCTTGAAGCAACAATGCTTGATGGTAAAGAGCGAGAAGCAGATGTATTCATGCACCACAAACTTGGGCATAGGGTTTTAATTCATGTAAAATCATTTCCCCTGAAAAACGAACTTGGACAAATTACAGGTGCTGCTGAGATTTTTACAGAAGTAAATGAAAAAACAGACCTAGCTTATGAACTTGAATTATTGCGTCAGGAAGCCATGACCGACCCCCTAACAGGTATGGCAAACCGACGCTACATGGATCTAACTGCTGTTCATTTTGAATCATCCATTAAACACAAAGAGCAGAGCCTTGGCGTACTATTCGTGGATATAGATAATTTTAAATCAGTCAATGACCGATTCGGACATGACACTGGCGACAAAGTCCTGACCATGGTATCAAAGACTCTGATTTCGGCTTTACGCCCAACAGATATAGCCAGCCGCTGGGGAGGAGATGAGTTTGTAATCTTTGTCCCCCATGTTAATGCGGAAGAATTAGGAGATCTCGCTGACCGCATTCGCAAATTGATTGAACTATCATGGATTGACACTGAAAAGGGGAGCATATCCGTCACGGCTTCAATTGGTGGAACTATTGTTGAACCAAATGAAACCATTTGCTCAGCAATCAATCGAGCCGACAAAAAAGCATATTTGTGCAAGCAATCCGGTCGCAACTGCACGAACATTAGCTAA
- the pstC gene encoding phosphate ABC transporter permease subunit PstC yields the protein MITSRNICLLLITLAILTGVYAYKLGVRTEAEQIFISSADKVAQRGDYSLSADGALKKVMMLSTHEVAESTYEAVLSRAEKELRMKELNSELNRVYTYVRTDPEVISKGKANAEVMTHIKMSAESMVSSRSTGWYVLCGVLAFLGLTIFALSCLSLSRRTIERIIHSIFLVTAFTSILVLFLIMMFLFIEGMPIFKHVSVGDFIFGHEWYPTDDDPAFGIWPLIVGSGAVTLVSSIIAIPLGVMTAIYLAEIAPLKVRNIVKPAVEMLAALPSVVIGFFGMVVVAPFLQDTFDIAVGLNLFNASVMLAFMAVPTITSISEDALYSVPPELKEASLALGATHWQSIYKVLVPASLSGISTGVILGMARSIGETMVVLMVAGGAGLLPTSIFDPVRPMPASIAAEMGEAPFHSDHYYALFAIGMVLFLFTMAFNLIADYVAHKYKQVGSATL from the coding sequence GTGATAACGTCCCGCAATATCTGTTTACTGCTCATTACTCTCGCAATTCTGACCGGAGTATATGCTTACAAGCTAGGTGTGCGCACTGAAGCCGAACAGATCTTTATTTCCTCAGCTGATAAGGTGGCCCAGAGGGGAGACTATTCCCTGAGCGCGGATGGTGCGCTCAAGAAAGTTATGATGCTTTCCACTCACGAGGTTGCTGAATCAACATATGAAGCAGTCTTAAGCAGAGCTGAAAAAGAACTCAGGATGAAAGAACTTAATTCTGAATTGAACAGGGTTTATACCTACGTTCGCACTGATCCTGAAGTTATAAGTAAGGGTAAGGCAAATGCTGAAGTTATGACTCATATCAAAATGAGTGCTGAAAGCATGGTCTCTTCCAGATCTACCGGCTGGTACGTGCTTTGCGGAGTACTCGCTTTTCTGGGGCTAACCATTTTCGCACTTTCCTGTCTTTCTTTGAGCAGGCGCACAATCGAGCGCATTATTCATTCTATTTTTCTGGTCACCGCATTTACCTCAATTCTGGTTCTTTTCCTGATTATGATGTTTCTGTTCATTGAAGGCATGCCGATTTTTAAACATGTTTCTGTAGGCGATTTTATTTTCGGGCATGAATGGTATCCTACTGATGATGATCCTGCATTCGGTATCTGGCCTCTGATCGTTGGTTCGGGCGCGGTAACTCTTGTCTCTTCCATAATCGCGATTCCGCTTGGAGTTATGACTGCAATTTATCTCGCTGAAATTGCTCCGCTCAAGGTGCGCAATATCGTCAAACCCGCAGTTGAAATGCTGGCCGCCCTGCCTTCAGTTGTGATTGGTTTTTTTGGTATGGTCGTGGTCGCGCCTTTCTTGCAGGATACTTTTGATATCGCAGTCGGGCTTAACCTCTTTAATGCTTCGGTCATGCTGGCTTTCATGGCTGTCCCGACCATCACTAGTATTTCCGAGGATGCCCTTTATTCCGTGCCCCCGGAACTCAAGGAAGCATCACTCGCGTTGGGTGCTACCCACTGGCAGTCCATTTATAAGGTTCTCGTTCCCGCTTCGCTGTCCGGGATTTCCACCGGGGTTATTCTCGGTATGGCCCGCTCCATCGGTGAGACCATGGTTGTACTCATGGTTGCGGGTGGCGCAGGTTTGCTGCCTACATCTATTTTTGATCCGGTCCGGCCCATGCCTGCCTCAATTGCCGCTGAAATGGGTGAAGCTCCGTTCCACAGTGATCATTACTACGCACTCTTTGCAATTGGTATGGTGCTTTTTCTGTTTACCATGGCTTTCAACCTTATTGCAGACTATGTGGCCCACAAATACAAGCAGGTCGGTTCCGCTACCTTGTAG